One Paramisgurnus dabryanus chromosome 10, PD_genome_1.1, whole genome shotgun sequence genomic region harbors:
- the setd1ba gene encoding histone-lysine N-methyltransferase SETD1B-A isoform X3, whose protein sequence is MSRPGERIKLNEDHGRRESSSLANGMDNSHPGCNSGEKRHWRSYKLIIDPALKKGQHKLYRYDGHHFNGPNPGMSPVDMVRDPRIGRLWTKYKETDLPVPKFKIDECYIGRVPPKEVTFARLNDNVREGFLTDMCKKFGDIEEVEILYNPKNKKHLGIAKVVFGTVKSAKDAVQNLHNTSVMGNIIHVELDPKGENRQRYFQRLINGSYTPLTLPVGGEEACEVSPRSLAEALLACEPLRRLSEGGSSAVTGTATPGSTNTPVTVDTAYSSLKQDTPQSQGTPHTPRQTGTPFSQDSSYSSRQGTPAFQPNRAESSGGYKSRRHESKFQDAYNRRPERHYVHGTGGAHRGNVEPSFKQHQPPEPPSPAFMHTPPPPANANFKTAFSPYQPPMPPVYPHTEPPFHQPVQREVDYRRPPQIPPPPSTDFMPACDRPTTPPIPEQPPAPQSHPTTPPPSTPEPCPSLGTPTQELERNSLDSRIELLLKPFLNERGDSDNEVRMDGSPISSSSSQLSPIPPSRPSRPSSTGLEDISPTPLPDSDDDEPILGTASLLTNSRAMSPSILHNKSSTGRPQTPTDTGHQSSGEDMEISDDEMPGTPIGSGDCARSIVVNSADPMQTIPMPPPGFPPLPPPQAGFPLPLPPLPPHSTVPGPPHPHLTGPHPMLPPMHPFPPGMIPIMQVDLMSSLSQWSSVHMSFQMQTQMLSRMVQSQRPYLYPHFMGGAAAAAGAAALQFGGPYPPPSMVGAPAGTVGHGQPWPVPNIPKFNPAVPPPGYEPQKEDPHKATVDGVLMVIVQELKAIMKRDLNRKMVEVVAFRAFDEWWDKKELSAKTTLTPVKMGEVKEEEKERAKPKETLSSSLMENWNKVEGLGFEGMGLGIGLRGALRLPSFKVKRKQPPEPTSTIDNKRVRPSTPVDDELEDEESERTDLRPDGSRPDGGGAASAKRRPARPLELDSEGEEQEETSGKEESSLSEHEEEQEEDISERLSPGKVMEDDEEEEEENKSESDSSESESSDSSDDESSSSSSSKSGSDSSGSDSSSVYESSSEEEEEEEEEEEEKVVEIDDEDEDEAQTSSSSSSSSPSSSIEEEDVKSPSTPTGPPPPEEETTELSRVEALQEAEIIHKHIEQVNSGKPALENFRPPSPKEVPVTQTDTDLEDKVPASKASTNLEVVGSLRPPTPTGSFADSDQDSRPKIPVEEEIPRTPGRDGPVPLDSEASIPRSLSASSMHLPLPPNHVLDPRPILPPQESLPDKPVRGRLPTEEDIPRTPGRDLMDRPRGLGKSQSTDTVPVTPGSDTPLTDATPPKRKPGRPKSKKVPVVILQDVQELSAPPPELPVNDLYPETFKEADDDSTDMAMEDKENQPQTITDDRHFYVEEPIQKTRRQRRGWQELLLSMHVPVAPQPPSFQPRSEFEEMTILYDIWNEGIDEEDIRYLKVTYDKMLQQDNDNDWLNDTLWVHHPATNMGIVTGAKRKRKEDGIRDHVTGCARSEGYYKIDKKDKMKYLISSRPTSEEPDVDTQGKSIPAQPQVSTRAGSERRSEQRRLLSSFSCDSDLLKFNQLKFRKKKIRFCRSHIHDWGLFAMEPIAADEMVIEYVGQNIRQVIADMREKRYEEEGIGSSYMFRVDHDTIIDATKCGNFARFINHSCNPNCYAKVITVEAQKKIVIYSRQPINVNEEITYDYKFPIEDEKIPCLCGAENCRGTLN, encoded by the exons ATGTCCAGACCTGGAGAAAGAATTAAGCTCAATGAAGATCACGGTAGAAGAGAGAGTTCAA GTTTGGCGAACGGAATGGACAACAGCCATCCAGGCTGTAATTCGGGAGAGAAGCGACATTGGAGAAGTTATAAGTTGATTATTGACCCAGCGTTGAAAAAGGGACAGCACAAACTATATCGCTACGATGGGCACCACTTCAACGGGCCG AATCCCGGAATGTCACCAGTGGATATGGTTAGAGACCCGAGAATCGGTCGGCTTTGGACGAAGTACAAGGAGACTGATCTCCCGGTTCCTAAATTTAAG ATCGATGAATGTTACATCGGTCGCGTGCCGCCAAAGGAGGTCACGTTCGCCAGACTAAACGACAACGTCAGAGAGGGATTTCTCACCGACATGTGCAAGAAATTCGGCGACATCGAGGAGGTTGAGATTTTGTACAACCCGAAGAACAAAAAGCATCTCGGAATAGCTAAAGTCGTGTTCGGAACCGTCAAGTCGGCGAAGGATGCCGTACAGAATCTGCACAACACGTCAGTTATGGGCAACATCATCCACGTGGAGCTGGACCCCAAAG GCGAAAATCGCCAGAGGTACTTCCAGCGTTTAATCAATGGAAGTTATACTCCACTCACACTTCCGGTTGGTGGGGAAGAAGCTTGTGAAGTTTCTCCACGGAGCCTGGCTGAAGCCCTGCTG GCATGTGAGCCGTTGCGAAGGCTATCTGAAGGTGGTTCTTCTGCGGTCACAGGCACTGCTACACCAGGCAGCACCAACACACCCGTGACTGTGGATACGGCCTACTCTAGCCTAAAGCAGGATACGCCGCAGTCCCAGGGTACCCCACACACCCCACGCCAGACTGGCACCCCATTCTCTCAGGACTCAAGCTATTCTAGCAGGCAGGGAACTCCGGCATTCCAGCCTAACCGTGCGGAATCCTCGGGAGGCTACAAGTCGAGAAGGCATGAATCCAAATTCCAGGACGCCTACAATCGCAGACCGGAAAGGCACTACGTCCATGGCACTGGAGGTGCTCACCGTGGCAATGTAGAGCCCTCTTTTAAGCAACATCAGCCACCTGAGCCGCCCTCCCCTGCATTTATGCACACGCCTCCACCGCCAGCCAATGCGAATTTCAAGACTGCTTTCTCTCCTTATCAGCCCCCGATGCCCCCTGTGTACCCCCACACGGAGCCCCCCTTCCACCAGCCCGTTCAGCGGGAAGTGGATTACAGGCGACCCCCTCAAATCCCTCCTCCTCCGAGCACTGACTTTATGCCCGCTTGCGACCGACCCACGACGCCACCAATACCAGAACAGCCCCCCGCACCACAGTCCCATCCGACTACACCTCCCCCTTCCACGCCCGAGCCCTGTCCTTCACTGGGCACTCCCACCCAGGAGTTGGAACGTAACAGCTTGGACTCCCGCATAGAACTGCTCTTGAAGCCATTCTTGAATGAGCGTGGCGACTCGGACAATGAGGTGCGCATGGACGGGAGCCCGATTTCTTCGTCGTCCTCGCAGCTATCACCTATTCCCCCTTCTCGTCCCTCACGCCCTTCAAGCACTGGCCTAGAAGACATCAGCCCAACTCCACTGCCTGACTCTGATGATGATGAACCTATCCTTGGTACTGCTTCCCTCCTGACGAACTCTAGGGCAATGTCCCCCTCAATACTGCACAATAAGAGCTCTACGGGACGACCGCAGACGCCGACGGATACG GGCCATCAGTCCTCCGGTGAAGACATGGAGATATCAGATGATGAGATGCCTGGCACACCGATTGGCAGTGGGGACTGTGCCAGAAGCATTGTGGTCAACTCTGCAGACCCCATGCAAACCATTCCCATGCCCCCACCAGGGTTTCCTCCCCTACCTCCTCCACAAGCTGGTTTCCCCCTGCCACTACCTCCACTTCCGCCCCACTCAACCGTTCCGGGTCCCCCGCATCCGCACCTGACCGGCCCTCATCCGATGCTGCCCCCAATGCACCCCTTTCCCCCTGGCATGATTCCCATTATGCAGGTGGATCTGATGAGCTCTCTGTCACAGTGGAGTAGTGTTCACATGTCCTTCCAGATGCAGACCCAGATGTTGAGTCGCATGGTGCAGAGCCAGCGACCGTATCTGTACCCCCACTTCATGGGCGGAGCAGCTGCAGCTGCCGGAGCTGCAGCATTGCAGTTTGGTGGTCCGTACCCACCTCCTTCGATGGTTGGTGCCCCCGCTGGTACTGTTGGACATGGGCAACCCTGGCCTGTACCCAACATTCCCAAATTCAACCCTGCTGTACCCCCGCCAGGCTACGAGCCACAGAAGGAAGACCCGCACAAAGCCACTGTGGACGGCGTACTTATGGTTATAGTCCAAGAACTTAAGGCCATCATGAAACGAGATCTCAACCGCAAGATGGTGGAGGTTGTGGCCTTCAGGGCGTTTGATGAGTGGTGGGATAAAAAAGAACTTTCAGCAAAG ACCACACTTACACCTGTGAAGATGGGCGAGGTTAAAGAAGAGGAAAAGGAACGTGCCAAACCCAAAGAAACTTTATCCTCTAGCTTGATGGAGAACTGGAACAAGGTCGAGGGTCTGGGCTTTGAGGGAATGGGTCTCGGCATCGGATTGCGCGGTGCCCTACGGTTACCATCTTTTAAG GTTAAGCGGAAACAGCCCCCTGAGCCGACATCCACCATTGATAACAAAAGGGTTCGACCATCCACACCTGTGGACGATGAGCTGGAAGATGAAG AATCAGAAAGAACGGATCTTCGGCCAGATGGATCTAGACCGGATGGTGGTGGTGCTGCCTCCGCCAAGCGAAGGCCAGCTAGACCTCTGGAGCTGGACAGCGAGGGTGAAGAACAGGAGGAAACATCTGGTAAAGAAGAGTCATCACTTTCAGAACATGAAGAGGAGCAGGAGGAAGATATCTCTGAGAGGTTGTCCCCTGGCAAG GTTATGGAGGAcgatgaagaagaagaagaagaaaacaaGAGTGAATCAGACTCCAGTGAAAGTGAATCATCAGACTCATCAGATGATG AATCTTCTAGCTCATCGTCCTCCAAATCTGGTTCGGATTCCTCTGGAAGCGATAGTTCCTCCGTTTATGAATCAAGTtcagaggaggaggaagaggaagaggaggaagaagaggagaaaGTAGTAGAAAttgatgatgaagatgaagaCGAGGCACAAACCTCATCATCATCGTCATCATCTTCACCCTCATCTTCTATTGAAGAAGAGGACGTAAAATCCCCTAGTACTCCTACAGGACCACCACCACCAGAGGAAGAGACGACTGAGTTGAGTAGGGTGGAGGCATTACAAGAAGCAGAGATCATTCACAAACATATTGAACAGGTGAACTCAGGCAAGCCTGCTCTTGAAAACTTTAGGCCCCCATCACCCAAAGAAGTGCCAG tgacacaaacagacacTGACTTGGAGGACAAGGTTCCAGCATCCAAAGCTTCAACAAATCTGGAGGTTGTTGGTAGTTTGCGGCCGCCTACCCCGACAGGTTCGTTTGCTGACAGTGATCAGGACAGCAGACCAAAGATCCCAGTAGAGGAAGAAATTCCTCGAACCCCTGGTCGTGATGGCCCAGTTCCTCTAGATTCAGAAGCCTCAATCCCTCGCTCTCTTTCTGCTTCCTCCATGCACCTTCCGCTTCCCCCCAATCATGTGCTTGATCCACGGCCCATTCTCCCGCCACAAGAGTCTTTGCCGGACAAGCCTGTTCGTGGGCGATTGCCTACAGAGGAAGACATCCCACGGACGCCGGGGAGAGACCTCATGGACAGACCACGAGGATTGGGCAAGTCTCAAAGCACAGATACTGTTCCAGTTACACCAGGCAGTGATACTCCTCTAACAG ATGCTACTCCACCCAAGAGGAAACCAGGACGTCCCAAGTCTAAAAAGGTGCCTGTGGTCATTCTTCAAGATGTTCAAGAGCTTTCAGCCCCACCTCCAGAGCTACCTGTTAATGACTTGTACCCCGAGACCTTCAAAGAAGCAGATGACGACTCCACAGACATGGCCATGGAGGACAAGGAAAACCAACCCCAGACGATCACTGACGACAGGCATTTCTATGTGGAGGAGCCTATTCAGAAGACGCGTCGACAGCGACGTGGATGGCAGGAATTGTTGCTCTCCATGCATGTCCCTGTGGCGCCTCAGCCCCCCAGTTTTCAGCCACGCTCAGAATTTGAAGAGATGACCATCTTGTACGACATCTGGAATGAGGGTATAGACGAGGAGGACATCCGCTACCTTAAAGTCACGTATGACAAGATGCTTCAGCAGGACAATGACAACGACTGGCTGAACGACACTCTCTGGGTCCACCATCCTG CTACCAACATGGGGATTGTAACGGGAGCAAAGCGTAAGCGGAAAGAGGACGGCATACGGGACCACGTTACAGGCTGCGCCCGCAGCGAAGGCTACTACAAAATCGACAAGAAAGACAAAATGAAATATCTGATCAGCTCACGCCCAACGTCAGAAGAGCCTGACGTGGACACTCAG GGTAAAAGTATACCAGCACAGCCCCAAGTGTCTACGAGAGCAGGTTCAGAGAGAAGATCTGAACAGCGTCGCCTGCTTTCATCCTTTAGCTGTGACAGTGACCTCCTCAAGTTCAACCAGCTCAAG TTTCGTAAAAAGAAGATCAGGTTCTGTAGAAGTCACATCCATGACTGGGGATTGTTCGCCATGGAGCCGATTGCTGCTGATGAGATGGTTATTGAATATGTTGGCCAGAATATTCGACAG GTTATTGCAGACATGCGAGAGAAGCGGTACGAGGAAGAGGGCATCGGCAGTAGCTACATGTTCCGCGTGGATCACGATACGATTATAGATGCAACCAAATGTGGCAATTTCGCCCGCTTCATCAATCACAGTTGCAAT CCAAACTGTTATGCCAAGGTCATCACTGTGGAGGCACAGAAAAAGATCGTCATCTACTCCCGGCAGCCAATAAATGTCAACGAGGAGATCACCTACGATTACAAGTTCCCCATCGAGGACGAGAAGATTCCTTGCCTCTGTGGTGCCGAGAACTGCAGAGGAACCTTAAATTAA
- the setd1ba gene encoding histone-lysine N-methyltransferase SETD1B-A isoform X2, producing MDNSHPGCNSGEKRHWRSYKLIIDPALKKGQHKLYRYDGHHFNGPNPGMSPVDMVRDPRIGRLWTKYKETDLPVPKFKIDECYIGRVPPKEVTFARLNDNVREGFLTDMCKKFGDIEEVEILYNPKNKKHLGIAKVVFGTVKSAKDAVQNLHNTSVMGNIIHVELDPKGENRQRYFQRLINGSYTPLTLPVGGEEACEVSPRSLAEALLACEPLRRLSEGGSSAVTGTATPGSTNTPVTVDTAYSSLKQDTPQSQGTPHTPRQTGTPFSQDSSYSSRQGTPAFQPNRAESSGGYKSRRHESKFQDAYNRRPERHYVHGTGGAHRGNVEPSFKQHQPPEPPSPAFMHTPPPPANANFKTAFSPYQPPMPPVYPHTEPPFHQPVQREVDYRRPPQIPPPPSTDFMPACDRPTTPPIPEQPPAPQSHPTTPPPSTPEPCPSLGTPTQELERNSLDSRIELLLKPFLNERGDSDNEVRMDGSPISSSSSQLSPIPPSRPSRPSSTGLEDISPTPLPDSDDDEPILGTASLLTNSRAMSPSILHNKSSTGRPQTPTDTGHQSSGEDMEISDDEMPGTPIGSGDCARSIVVNSADPMQTIPMPPPGFPPLPPPQAGFPLPLPPLPPHSTVPGPPHPHLTGPHPMLPPMHPFPPGMIPIMQVDLMSSLSQWSSVHMSFQMQTQMLSRMVQSQRPYLYPHFMGGAAAAAGAAALQFGGPYPPPSMVGAPAGTVGHGQPWPVPNIPKFNPAVPPPGYEPQKEDPHKATVDGVLMVIVQELKAIMKRDLNRKMVEVVAFRAFDEWWDKKELSAKTTLTPVKMGEVKEEEKERAKPKETLSSSLMENWNKVEGLGFEGMGLGIGLRGALRLPSFKVKRKQPPEPTSTIDNKRVRPSTPVDDELEDEESERTDLRPDGSRPDGGGAASAKRRPARPLELDSEGEEQEETSGKEESSLSEHEEEQEEDISERLSPGKVMEDDEEEEEENKSESDSSESESSDSSDDESSSSSSSKSGSDSSGSDSSSVYESSSEEEEEEEEEEEEKVVEIDDEDEDEAQTSSSSSSSSPSSSIEEEDVKSPSTPTGPPPPEEETTELSRVEALQEAEIIHKHIEQVNSGKPALENFRPPSPKEVPVTQTDTDLEDKVPASKASTNLEVVGSLRPPTPTGSFADSDQDSRPKIPVEEEIPRTPGRDGPVPLDSEASIPRSLSASSMHLPLPPNHVLDPRPILPPQESLPDKPVRGRLPTEEDIPRTPGRDLMDRPRGLGKSQSTDTVPVTPGSDTPLTGNSLSSPHVLGSPFSYPAQSPVLSAGIPRTPGRDLTFTPAFPDSTALATGLPIHRKTSSESLEEKSLFKEPLLNASPQASLPNSAASSPFPGAPLPAALPQEPALPPQGSSPTSLETSSTAVPKDLPVPLIDVPMSLDATPPKRKPGRPKSKKVPVVILQDVQELSAPPPELPVNDLYPETFKEADDDSTDMAMEDKENQPQTITDDRHFYVEEPIQKTRRQRRGWQELLLSMHVPVAPQPPSFQPRSEFEEMTILYDIWNEGIDEEDIRYLKVTYDKMLQQDNDNDWLNDTLWVHHPATNMGIVTGAKRKRKEDGIRDHVTGCARSEGYYKIDKKDKMKYLISSRPTSEEPDVDTQGKSIPAQPQVSTRAGSERRSEQRRLLSSFSCDSDLLKFNQLKFRKKKIRFCRSHIHDWGLFAMEPIAADEMVIEYVGQNIRQVIADMREKRYEEEGIGSSYMFRVDHDTIIDATKCGNFARFINHSCNPNCYAKVITVEAQKKIVIYSRQPINVNEEITYDYKFPIEDEKIPCLCGAENCRGTLN from the exons ATGGACAACAGCCATCCAGGCTGTAATTCGGGAGAGAAGCGACATTGGAGAAGTTATAAGTTGATTATTGACCCAGCGTTGAAAAAGGGACAGCACAAACTATATCGCTACGATGGGCACCACTTCAACGGGCCG AATCCCGGAATGTCACCAGTGGATATGGTTAGAGACCCGAGAATCGGTCGGCTTTGGACGAAGTACAAGGAGACTGATCTCCCGGTTCCTAAATTTAAG ATCGATGAATGTTACATCGGTCGCGTGCCGCCAAAGGAGGTCACGTTCGCCAGACTAAACGACAACGTCAGAGAGGGATTTCTCACCGACATGTGCAAGAAATTCGGCGACATCGAGGAGGTTGAGATTTTGTACAACCCGAAGAACAAAAAGCATCTCGGAATAGCTAAAGTCGTGTTCGGAACCGTCAAGTCGGCGAAGGATGCCGTACAGAATCTGCACAACACGTCAGTTATGGGCAACATCATCCACGTGGAGCTGGACCCCAAAG GCGAAAATCGCCAGAGGTACTTCCAGCGTTTAATCAATGGAAGTTATACTCCACTCACACTTCCGGTTGGTGGGGAAGAAGCTTGTGAAGTTTCTCCACGGAGCCTGGCTGAAGCCCTGCTG GCATGTGAGCCGTTGCGAAGGCTATCTGAAGGTGGTTCTTCTGCGGTCACAGGCACTGCTACACCAGGCAGCACCAACACACCCGTGACTGTGGATACGGCCTACTCTAGCCTAAAGCAGGATACGCCGCAGTCCCAGGGTACCCCACACACCCCACGCCAGACTGGCACCCCATTCTCTCAGGACTCAAGCTATTCTAGCAGGCAGGGAACTCCGGCATTCCAGCCTAACCGTGCGGAATCCTCGGGAGGCTACAAGTCGAGAAGGCATGAATCCAAATTCCAGGACGCCTACAATCGCAGACCGGAAAGGCACTACGTCCATGGCACTGGAGGTGCTCACCGTGGCAATGTAGAGCCCTCTTTTAAGCAACATCAGCCACCTGAGCCGCCCTCCCCTGCATTTATGCACACGCCTCCACCGCCAGCCAATGCGAATTTCAAGACTGCTTTCTCTCCTTATCAGCCCCCGATGCCCCCTGTGTACCCCCACACGGAGCCCCCCTTCCACCAGCCCGTTCAGCGGGAAGTGGATTACAGGCGACCCCCTCAAATCCCTCCTCCTCCGAGCACTGACTTTATGCCCGCTTGCGACCGACCCACGACGCCACCAATACCAGAACAGCCCCCCGCACCACAGTCCCATCCGACTACACCTCCCCCTTCCACGCCCGAGCCCTGTCCTTCACTGGGCACTCCCACCCAGGAGTTGGAACGTAACAGCTTGGACTCCCGCATAGAACTGCTCTTGAAGCCATTCTTGAATGAGCGTGGCGACTCGGACAATGAGGTGCGCATGGACGGGAGCCCGATTTCTTCGTCGTCCTCGCAGCTATCACCTATTCCCCCTTCTCGTCCCTCACGCCCTTCAAGCACTGGCCTAGAAGACATCAGCCCAACTCCACTGCCTGACTCTGATGATGATGAACCTATCCTTGGTACTGCTTCCCTCCTGACGAACTCTAGGGCAATGTCCCCCTCAATACTGCACAATAAGAGCTCTACGGGACGACCGCAGACGCCGACGGATACG GGCCATCAGTCCTCCGGTGAAGACATGGAGATATCAGATGATGAGATGCCTGGCACACCGATTGGCAGTGGGGACTGTGCCAGAAGCATTGTGGTCAACTCTGCAGACCCCATGCAAACCATTCCCATGCCCCCACCAGGGTTTCCTCCCCTACCTCCTCCACAAGCTGGTTTCCCCCTGCCACTACCTCCACTTCCGCCCCACTCAACCGTTCCGGGTCCCCCGCATCCGCACCTGACCGGCCCTCATCCGATGCTGCCCCCAATGCACCCCTTTCCCCCTGGCATGATTCCCATTATGCAGGTGGATCTGATGAGCTCTCTGTCACAGTGGAGTAGTGTTCACATGTCCTTCCAGATGCAGACCCAGATGTTGAGTCGCATGGTGCAGAGCCAGCGACCGTATCTGTACCCCCACTTCATGGGCGGAGCAGCTGCAGCTGCCGGAGCTGCAGCATTGCAGTTTGGTGGTCCGTACCCACCTCCTTCGATGGTTGGTGCCCCCGCTGGTACTGTTGGACATGGGCAACCCTGGCCTGTACCCAACATTCCCAAATTCAACCCTGCTGTACCCCCGCCAGGCTACGAGCCACAGAAGGAAGACCCGCACAAAGCCACTGTGGACGGCGTACTTATGGTTATAGTCCAAGAACTTAAGGCCATCATGAAACGAGATCTCAACCGCAAGATGGTGGAGGTTGTGGCCTTCAGGGCGTTTGATGAGTGGTGGGATAAAAAAGAACTTTCAGCAAAG ACCACACTTACACCTGTGAAGATGGGCGAGGTTAAAGAAGAGGAAAAGGAACGTGCCAAACCCAAAGAAACTTTATCCTCTAGCTTGATGGAGAACTGGAACAAGGTCGAGGGTCTGGGCTTTGAGGGAATGGGTCTCGGCATCGGATTGCGCGGTGCCCTACGGTTACCATCTTTTAAG GTTAAGCGGAAACAGCCCCCTGAGCCGACATCCACCATTGATAACAAAAGGGTTCGACCATCCACACCTGTGGACGATGAGCTGGAAGATGAAG AATCAGAAAGAACGGATCTTCGGCCAGATGGATCTAGACCGGATGGTGGTGGTGCTGCCTCCGCCAAGCGAAGGCCAGCTAGACCTCTGGAGCTGGACAGCGAGGGTGAAGAACAGGAGGAAACATCTGGTAAAGAAGAGTCATCACTTTCAGAACATGAAGAGGAGCAGGAGGAAGATATCTCTGAGAGGTTGTCCCCTGGCAAG GTTATGGAGGAcgatgaagaagaagaagaagaaaacaaGAGTGAATCAGACTCCAGTGAAAGTGAATCATCAGACTCATCAGATGATG AATCTTCTAGCTCATCGTCCTCCAAATCTGGTTCGGATTCCTCTGGAAGCGATAGTTCCTCCGTTTATGAATCAAGTtcagaggaggaggaagaggaagaggaggaagaagaggagaaaGTAGTAGAAAttgatgatgaagatgaagaCGAGGCACAAACCTCATCATCATCGTCATCATCTTCACCCTCATCTTCTATTGAAGAAGAGGACGTAAAATCCCCTAGTACTCCTACAGGACCACCACCACCAGAGGAAGAGACGACTGAGTTGAGTAGGGTGGAGGCATTACAAGAAGCAGAGATCATTCACAAACATATTGAACAGGTGAACTCAGGCAAGCCTGCTCTTGAAAACTTTAGGCCCCCATCACCCAAAGAAGTGCCAG tgacacaaacagacacTGACTTGGAGGACAAGGTTCCAGCATCCAAAGCTTCAACAAATCTGGAGGTTGTTGGTAGTTTGCGGCCGCCTACCCCGACAGGTTCGTTTGCTGACAGTGATCAGGACAGCAGACCAAAGATCCCAGTAGAGGAAGAAATTCCTCGAACCCCTGGTCGTGATGGCCCAGTTCCTCTAGATTCAGAAGCCTCAATCCCTCGCTCTCTTTCTGCTTCCTCCATGCACCTTCCGCTTCCCCCCAATCATGTGCTTGATCCACGGCCCATTCTCCCGCCACAAGAGTCTTTGCCGGACAAGCCTGTTCGTGGGCGATTGCCTACAGAGGAAGACATCCCACGGACGCCGGGGAGAGACCTCATGGACAGACCACGAGGATTGGGCAAGTCTCAAAGCACAGATACTGTTCCAGTTACACCAGGCAGTGATACTCCTCTAACAGGTAACAGCTTAAGCTCCCCTCACGTTCTCGGCAGCCCCTTCTCTTACCCCGCCCAATCCCCTGTACTCAGCGCTGGCATTCCTCGGACTCCGGGTAGAGATCTTACTTTTACTCCAGCTTTCCCTGACTCTACTGCTTTAGCTACGGGCCTTCCCATTCACAGAAAGACTTCCTCCGAGAGCTTGGAGGAGAAGTCTCTTTTCAAAGAGCCTTTACTCAACGCCTCTCCCCAGGCCAGCCTACCTAACAGTGCGGCTTCCTCCCCTTTCCCTGGTGCTCCCCTTCCTGCTGCTTTACCTCAGGAGCCAGCTCTGCCTCCCCAAGGCTCCTCTCCCACTTCTCTTGAGACTTCCTCCACCGCTGTTCCAAAAGACCTACCTGTACCATTGATAGATGTTCCTATGTCCTTAGATGCTACTCCACCCAAGAGGAAACCAGGACGTCCCAAGTCTAAAAAGGTGCCTGTGGTCATTCTTCAAGATGTTCAAGAGCTTTCAGCCCCACCTCCAGAGCTACCTGTTAATGACTTGTACCCCGAGACCTTCAAAGAAGCAGATGACGACTCCACAGACATGGCCATGGAGGACAAGGAAAACCAACCCCAGACGATCACTGACGACAGGCATTTCTATGTGGAGGAGCCTATTCAGAAGACGCGTCGACAGCGACGTGGATGGCAGGAATTGTTGCTCTCCATGCATGTCCCTGTGGCGCCTCAGCCCCCCAGTTTTCAGCCACGCTCAGAATTTGAAGAGATGACCATCTTGTACGACATCTGGAATGAGGGTATAGACGAGGAGGACATCCGCTACCTTAAAGTCACGTATGACAAGATGCTTCAGCAGGACAATGACAACGACTGGCTGAACGACACTCTCTGGGTCCACCATCCTG CTACCAACATGGGGATTGTAACGGGAGCAAAGCGTAAGCGGAAAGAGGACGGCATACGGGACCACGTTACAGGCTGCGCCCGCAGCGAAGGCTACTACAAAATCGACAAGAAAGACAAAATGAAATATCTGATCAGCTCACGCCCAACGTCAGAAGAGCCTGACGTGGACACTCAG GGTAAAAGTATACCAGCACAGCCCCAAGTGTCTACGAGAGCAGGTTCAGAGAGAAGATCTGAACAGCGTCGCCTGCTTTCATCCTTTAGCTGTGACAGTGACCTCCTCAAGTTCAACCAGCTCAAG TTTCGTAAAAAGAAGATCAGGTTCTGTAGAAGTCACATCCATGACTGGGGATTGTTCGCCATGGAGCCGATTGCTGCTGATGAGATGGTTATTGAATATGTTGGCCAGAATATTCGACAG GTTATTGCAGACATGCGAGAGAAGCGGTACGAGGAAGAGGGCATCGGCAGTAGCTACATGTTCCGCGTGGATCACGATACGATTATAGATGCAACCAAATGTGGCAATTTCGCCCGCTTCATCAATCACAGTTGCAAT CCAAACTGTTATGCCAAGGTCATCACTGTGGAGGCACAGAAAAAGATCGTCATCTACTCCCGGCAGCCAATAAATGTCAACGAGGAGATCACCTACGATTACAAGTTCCCCATCGAGGACGAGAAGATTCCTTGCCTCTGTGGTGCCGAGAACTGCAGAGGAACCTTAAATTAA